The DNA sequence CCAGCCGCGTGCCGATACGGTCTGGGAGCCCGGCCTCGTCGACGGCTGTCTGCACCGCCTCGATGTCGTATTCAACGCGGTCGGTCTCGACAGTCAGCGCCTCGAGATCGACCACTGCATACCCCGCCTGCGGGTCTCCGTCACGGGGCTGGCCCACACTGCCGGGGTTGACGACGCTCCCCTCCGCGAATCGCTCGACGCCTTGCACGTGGGTGTGGCCGAGCACCAGGACGTCCTCGTCGTCGAGCAGCCGTGGCGTGAACTCCCGTGGGTAGGTATACCGGGTGTACCGATCCGGGTCGTCCGGATGCCCGTGGACGAGTTTCACCCGCCCGTCGCAGACGCGACGTTCGTCGGGCAGCGCGGCCAGCCACTCGAGCTGACCGTCCGAGAGCTGCTTTTCCGCGTGCTCGACGCCCGCCTGTGCCATCCCGTTGAACCGGAAGGGGGTCTCCGCGGCGACGGCGGCGTCGTGGTTGCCCATCACTGTCGGCACGTCCCGCTCTCGAAGCGTGTCGACGCAGTCGGCCGGCCAGGGGTTGTAGCCGACTACGTCCCCCGCACAGCACAGTTCGTCGACCGGCGGCATGTCTTCGAGGACGGCCTCGAGTGCGACCCGGTTCCCATGGATGTCCGAGATGAGTCCGACTTTCACGATCACAGCTAACAGGTGCCAGTGATTTGTACGTTATCCAGCAGGTGGGCAGAGCGGTGGGCGGTCGGCGACCCAGCGCCCGTCGATACTCGTTCGGGAGCGATAGCTACGCTGGGCTGGTGATTTCAGCGAGCAAAACGAGCTGTGCCGCTCAGTTGCCGTTTTCGATCGCCGTCTCGAACCCGTCGTCAGTCAGTGCGACACCGGCTGCACAGACGGCGTGCTCGAACTCGTGGTCGTAGACCTCGCTCGCGGCTGCGTCGGCGCTGTTGGCCTCGAGGTCGAACGCTTCGGGGGCGTCGTTCTCGTAGGTCGCGACCAGCGTCGGCTCGTCGACGGTCTCGACGAGCAGTGCGTCCTTTCGAACCGTGCCGATCAGTGCCTTGCCGTCGTCGCCGATCGTTGCCGCGATCCGGGGCGTGTCGTAGTCGTCCTTTTCGTAATCGAGCGCCAGCAGGCTCTCCGCGAGCGCGTCGCGGGCGGGGTAGCCGAGCTCGAGTTTCTCCGCGATCGGATCGACGTGCGAGCCGTTGCCGAAGGCAGCGGTCTCGCCGGTCGGCGTCTCGACGACGCGCAGGCAGTTGTAGGAGACGTACGGGTTGTCCGTCTCCGGTGCGTCGTCGGTCGGGCCGACGGTGAGTGCTTCCTCTCGAGCGGTGATCTCGCGGTTGGGGAACGAGCGTGAAGAGACGCGGTAGGCGCCGACCTCGGGGCCGACGACGACGAATCGTCCGACGTACATACTCGCAGGTGTGCGGGAGCAGGAAAAAGGAATGTCGGTTCGCGCTCGAGCGACCGAACTCGCCAGTATCAGGCGAGCGTTTATACCCGATAACGCGGCCACTGGTTGTGTGACGACGGACGAGGAGTGTCTCGAGGCCCTTCAGGAAGCAGCCAAGCGACTAGACGAGTCGCCGACAAAGGCACAGTACGAGGAGTTGGGATTACGGCCTGCCTCTGCAACGATTATGGAGCAACTGGGCGGCTGGAATGCAGCGAAAGAACGCGCAGAATTGGAAACGTTCGATCGCGGTGCAACCGGAGACCAGCCTGTCCAGCCGAAACCGGAGTGGGTTGATATTCCTGGCGACCTCGAGTGGGCAGACCTCACAGGACAACAGCGCTGGTACTACAAGAACCGGGAGGAGCGAATCGAGCGAAAGGACCGCCGCCGGGCGGAAATCCGGCGATGGCTCTTCGCGTACAAGGACCGACACTGCGAGTGTGCTCGCTGTGACGAGGACAGGCCACCGTGTCTCGATTTTCACCATCCCGGCGAGAAAGAACACAGCATCGCAACCATGGTCGTCAATGGCCACTCGAAGGCAAGCATTCGCGAAGAGATCGAGCGATGTATCGTTCTCTGTGCAAATTGTCATCGTCTCGAGCACGCTGATCCACCTGACTGCGAGCCGGCACGACTCCAACCCGACAATCATAAATAGGGCCACAGCCAACGATCTATCGCAGCGCAGTCCCCTGGGGTAGTGGCCAATCCTGAAGCCTTCTGGGGGCTTCGACACAGGTTCGAATCCTGTGGGGACTACTCTTTCCGTTCTTTCAACTCGAGCACCTTCTTAGCCTCTGCCTCCGGTCTCCAGTCGAAACGAAGGGGTCTGCCGATAACACTCGAGTCACCAGAAACCATATTTAATCACCGTCGGTAGCTAACTGGTATGAATCGACGGACGTTCCTCGCGGTTGGTGGGACGGTTGCTCTCGGCGGGCTCGCCGGCTGTCTCGGCGGCAACAGTGCGGCGAACGAGTACGAATACAAGACGACGACGACGAACGGCGTTGCTGTGCCGCTCGCTCCGGTCGACGATGTCTACGAATGGTACGAAAACGACGACGCACGGTTTGCCGACGCGCGCGGCCGCGCCCAGTACGAGGAACTTCGGGTCGCGGATGCCGTCTTCTCTCCCGCACCCGACGGCACCGAAAACGACCCTGTCGAAGAGTGGTCGACCGACACGCAGATCGTCACCTACTGTCGCTGTCCACATCACCTCTCGACACAGCGTGCAGCGTCGCTGATCGCTGCAGGATACGAGCATACGTACGCGATCGACGAGGGATTCGGCGCATGGATCACTCGCGGCTATCCGATGGCCGGCACGGTCGTTGAAACGCAACAGAACGAGAGCAACGACAGCGCGTCCGCCTCGGAGGCGACCTCGGACGTTCAAGTTGACTATCAGCGCTACGAGATTCACGGACGGACGCGTGGCGATACCAGCGGGATGGTCACGCTCGAGCAAGTCGGCGTCGACCGCCGCGAAGCGGCGCCGATCGCTGCCGACGGCTCGTTCACTCTGCAACTCCACTACGCGGGCTCGAGCGACGACCGATTCAGAGTCGAAGTCGACGGGAGCTCGACTGTGGGGACGCTTGCAGAGCTAACGAGTGCGCCCGTCACGGTCTGACCCGACCGTTCGCTCGTAGGCCCCCGCTCGCTCGAGTTCGCCCCGTTTTCGCAGCACACTGGGCGTCCGACAGATCCCCGGCGCACCCGTCACCTGCGGGACCGTACAGTTGTTACAACTCTCGCAGACGACACGCGGGTTCTCGTCTTCCCGTCCGGACTCGAGCAGCCGCGCACCCAGCCGCGGCTCGGCATAGAAGGGCCGGGCCATGCCGACCATGTCGCAAGCGGGCTCTGTTCCTGCGCTCGAGCCGAGCAAGCGATCCATCTCTTCGCGCTCCCGGATCCCGCCCTCCGCGAGGACGGGGATCGACACCTGCTCACGGACGCGCCGGCAGAACTCCTCGTTCCACGCGGGCTCGAAGTCGTACTGAAACGATTGGACGCGATTCGCCAGCGCGACGAGCCGTCGTCGGGTCGCGCCGCCGAAGGCCGCGTCGTACGCGTCCTGCAGTGCCTCGTTGTCCCACGCTCGCCCGGGATACGCTCCGCGGACGATGCTCATGTCCCAGGTGACCGACGTCTGGACCGGGACGACCGCATCGTAACCGATTTTCTCGAGTCGGCGAGCGATTTCGACGCCGTCGGACAGCGAGAGTTTCCGGCGGACGACGGGTGCGGGCGGGGCGGGCGTCTCGGCGGGGACCTTGGTCACCAGCGGCACATCGCCTGCCCGCTCGCGGATCTCGTCGTGGACGACCGCGAGAAACGCGAGGCGAGCTTCGGGTGAGCCGCCGAACTCGTCGTCTCGGCGATTGTAAAACGGCGAGAGGAACTGCTGGATGATACCCATGTTTGCTCCGGCGAGGTGAATTCCGTCGTAGCCCGCGTCGACGGCGCGAGCCGCTGCGCGGCCGAAATCGGCGGCGAGGTCGTACACCTCCGCGGTCGTGAGGACGTGGGGATCGTACTCGAGAAACCCGATCCGGTCCAGCAGCCGCAACTGCCACGGCGGCTCCGACACCGCGAGCTGCTCGAGGCCCGGATGCTCCGCTCGGTACTCGGCGTGCCAGGTCTCCATACTCCGCAGCCCGCCGTGCTCGAGCTGGATAAAAATCCGGCTCCCGTGGTCGTGAATCCGATCGGTCAGCCGAGAGAGTCGGGCGACGAAGTCGGGATCGTGGACGCGGGTCATCCCCGGCGCAGCACAGCCGCCCTCACCGCAGACGATCGTCGCGCCCTGGCAGATGAGCCCGACGCCCGATTCGGCGGCCGGTTCGAGATCGTCGATCAGCGTGTCGGTCGCGTCGGGGCCGTTGCCCGCACACTCGAGTAGGGGCGCACGATAGAGCCGATTGGGGACCGCCATGTCGCCGATTTCGATCGGATCCTCGAGCGTAGCCATGCAGGCCGTATCACGTGACCAGGCAAGAGTGTAGTGCCGGTCGGCTTCGCGGCTGTCGGCTCGAAACGAGTTGGCGGCTCGCGTCCGCTGACTGGCTCAGGGCGGGAGGATGACCGCCCGACCTTCGATTTCGTTGTGCTCGAGGCGCTCGGCGACTGTGTTGATCTCACCTAAGTCGTGGCGTTCGGTTCGCAGTTCGACGTCGCCGCGGTCGACGAGCGCGACGAGTTCTTGGAGTTCAGCGTACTTGCCGACGAGCGTCCCCCGGTAGGCGAACTCGCCGTTGACCAAGGCTTGACTTGGTTCGTGGATGTGGCCGCCGTAGCCGACGATGTGGTGGTCGCCGCCGGCGGCGACGATGTCGGATGCAAGGCCGGTCGTCTCGTCACCGCCGACGAAGTCGATGACCTGCTGGGCCCCCTCGTCGTCGGTCAGATCGGCGATAACGTCCGGGAGGTCCTCGTCGGCGGCGTTAACCGTGTGGCGCGCACCGAGGTCCTCGGCCAACTCGAGGGCCTCGTCTTTGATGTCGACAGCGACGATGTCGGCGGCGCTCATCGCCTCGAGACACTGCAGTCCGATGTGGCCGAGGCCGCCGACACCGATGACGACGCTGGTGTCGCCGGGATTCAGCTCGTCGACCGCCTTCTTGACGGCGTGGTAGGCCGTAATTCCCGCGTCGGCATGGGGGGCGATGTCGGTCGGATCGACGCCGTCGGGCAGCGGAATCACCGCACGCTCGTTGGTCTGGAGGTACTCGGCGAAGCCGCCGTCGGTCGTGAGGCCGTTGAATGCGCTGTTTTCACAGTACATGTCCTCGCCGAGCCGGCAGGGCCGACAGATCCCGCAGGTCTGGACGGGATGACAGATCACCGGGTCGCCCTCCTCGACCAGCGTTACTTCGTCGCCGGTTTCGG is a window from the Natrinema sp. HArc-T2 genome containing:
- a CDS encoding metallophosphoesterase; this encodes MKVGLISDIHGNRVALEAVLEDMPPVDELCCAGDVVGYNPWPADCVDTLRERDVPTVMGNHDAAVAAETPFRFNGMAQAGVEHAEKQLSDGQLEWLAALPDERRVCDGRVKLVHGHPDDPDRYTRYTYPREFTPRLLDDEDVLVLGHTHVQGVERFAEGSVVNPGSVGQPRDGDPQAGYAVVDLEALTVETDRVEYDIEAVQTAVDEAGLPDRIGTRLARGE
- a CDS encoding homing endonuclease associated repeat-containing protein; this encodes MTTDEECLEALQEAAKRLDESPTKAQYEELGLRPASATIMEQLGGWNAAKERAELETFDRGATGDQPVQPKPEWVDIPGDLEWADLTGQQRWYYKNREERIERKDRRRAEIRRWLFAYKDRHCECARCDEDRPPCLDFHHPGEKEHSIATMVVNGHSKASIREEIERCIVLCANCHRLEHADPPDCEPARLQPDNHK
- a CDS encoding rhodanese-like domain-containing protein, which produces MNRRTFLAVGGTVALGGLAGCLGGNSAANEYEYKTTTTNGVAVPLAPVDDVYEWYENDDARFADARGRAQYEELRVADAVFSPAPDGTENDPVEEWSTDTQIVTYCRCPHHLSTQRAASLIAAGYEHTYAIDEGFGAWITRGYPMAGTVVETQQNESNDSASASEATSDVQVDYQRYEIHGRTRGDTSGMVTLEQVGVDRREAAPIAADGSFTLQLHYAGSSDDRFRVEVDGSSTVGTLAELTSAPVTV
- a CDS encoding NADH:flavin oxidoreductase translates to MATLEDPIEIGDMAVPNRLYRAPLLECAGNGPDATDTLIDDLEPAAESGVGLICQGATIVCGEGGCAAPGMTRVHDPDFVARLSRLTDRIHDHGSRIFIQLEHGGLRSMETWHAEYRAEHPGLEQLAVSEPPWQLRLLDRIGFLEYDPHVLTTAEVYDLAADFGRAAARAVDAGYDGIHLAGANMGIIQQFLSPFYNRRDDEFGGSPEARLAFLAVVHDEIRERAGDVPLVTKVPAETPAPPAPVVRRKLSLSDGVEIARRLEKIGYDAVVPVQTSVTWDMSIVRGAYPGRAWDNEALQDAYDAAFGGATRRRLVALANRVQSFQYDFEPAWNEEFCRRVREQVSIPVLAEGGIREREEMDRLLGSSAGTEPACDMVGMARPFYAEPRLGARLLESGREDENPRVVCESCNNCTVPQVTGAPGICRTPSVLRKRGELERAGAYERTVGSDRDGRTR
- a CDS encoding NAD(P)-dependent alcohol dehydrogenase; this translates as MQAARLHAYTDEMSDALSVDEIDRPELERSDGVLIDVEGAGWCQTDNHIIEGMWTDYAPQDLPMTLGHENAGIVAETGDEVTLVEEGDPVICHPVQTCGICRPCRLGEDMYCENSAFNGLTTDGGFAEYLQTNERAVIPLPDGVDPTDIAPHADAGITAYHAVKKAVDELNPGDTSVVIGVGGLGHIGLQCLEAMSAADIVAVDIKDEALELAEDLGARHTVNAADEDLPDVIADLTDDEGAQQVIDFVGGDETTGLASDIVAAGGDHHIVGYGGHIHEPSQALVNGEFAYRGTLVGKYAELQELVALVDRGDVELRTERHDLGEINTVAERLEHNEIEGRAVILPP
- a CDS encoding IMP cyclohydrolase, translating into MYVGRFVVVGPEVGAYRVSSRSFPNREITAREEALTVGPTDDAPETDNPYVSYNCLRVVETPTGETAAFGNGSHVDPIAEKLELGYPARDALAESLLALDYEKDDYDTPRIAATIGDDGKALIGTVRKDALLVETVDEPTLVATYENDAPEAFDLEANSADAAASEVYDHEFEHAVCAAGVALTDDGFETAIENGN